Proteins encoded in a region of the Diospyros lotus cultivar Yz01 chromosome 9, ASM1463336v1, whole genome shotgun sequence genome:
- the LOC127810335 gene encoding uncharacterized protein LOC127810335 → MAQGAVGLQFYPNSCSLMIRKLVQWRHNSFLTPFCTLSLFAKSTEQSQVATTSASKVAHHLPFSGLVLDDIFVGYLFGKKKTTEVAHLVWRQVIQKGDTLVDATCGNGYDTLAMAKMIVDSSYNGHVCSMDVQKVALENTSALLNECLTPEEKRLVELFDICHSKMEEVVPKGVPVRLVAFNLGYLPGSDKAIITRPETTLQALEAAKRLLAPGGLISIVVYIGHPGGREEFEAIEGFAAALPAESWICSKLRMLNRPVAPILVLLFKR, encoded by the exons ATGGCTCAAGGTGCGGTGGgtttgcaattttatccaaattcGTGTTCTTTAATGATTCGAAAATTGGTTCAATGGAGACACAACAGCTTCCTCACCCCTTTCTGCACTCTATCTCTCTTTGCCAAATCAACTGAACAAAGCCAAGTTGCTACTACTTCAGCCTCCAAAGTTGCCCATCACTTGCCTTTTTCTG GTTTAGTGCTGGATGATATTTTTGTTGGGTATCTTTTTGGCAAGAAAAAGACCACTGAAGTTGCTCATTT GGTATGGAGGCAGGTCATCCAAAAAGGTGACACACTTGTTGATGCCACTTGTGGCAATGGTTATGATACCTTAGCAATGGCCAAGATGATTGTTGATAGCTCATATAATGGTCATGTATGTTCCATGGATGTTCAGAAAGTTGCACTGGAAAATACTTCAGCTTTGCTAAATGAATGTCTTACCCCAGAAGAG AAAAGACTTGTTGAGCTCTTTGACATTTGCCATAGTAAAATGGAGGAAGTTGTTCCAAAGGGTGTCCCAGTGAG gCTAGTTGCATTCAACTTGGGCTACCTTCCTGGCAGTGACAAAGCAATAATAACAAGGCCAGAAACAACATTACAGGCTTTGGAAGCTGCCAAGAGATTGCTAGCACCTGGGGGCCTCATCAGCATAGTAGTTTACATAGGCCATCCTGGGGGAAG GGAGGAATTTGAGGCAATAGAAGGTTTTGCTGCTGCATTGCCAGCTGAGAGTTGGATCTGCAGCAAGCTTCGAATGCTCAACCGACCAGTGGCTCCAATTCTTGTTCTTTTGTTCAAGAgatga